The genome window GATAACATCAGGTTTGGTTCTCCAAAAAGCCTTTCTGCTCACACTTTAATGACAGGCACAATTGTATCAGCAAGTGCAACTATTCTCTCAGGTAAATGTGAGGAATGGAAGAAGCCAATTTAGGAAAAGCTGCTAATCAacagaaatttttatttttaatttttcagagagAAAATTGTAGGTTATAAGATCAGTTTTAGAAGTGTTAACAGAACAACGTTCAAGTTACCCATGGAATTGCTGGATGCACCATAAAACTTTTGATAGGAGCCCAGCTTTTAAATTAGCTGCTTGTTAAATATCACAGTTCAAAAATACACAACTATAAATCAGGACAGCATCATTAATCAATGTCACACATTATAGGACTTTGCATTTCCTTTATGAAATTTATATAATTAATATGTCCATGCCAAGAAATGTAATTCTTCCTTCTATGAGCGACTTAACTTCAACCTGAAAGTTGACCTAACCTTGGGAACACTTACTTGTATTATATTGTCATTTATAGAGCGGTTTTCATCGATGCTGAAGTGGTAAATATTTAATAAGGGACATTTCCTTTTCCCTCTGTCCTTTCTTCATATCTGTTAAATTAATGGCTTTATTTTTACATGCAAAAAGTGTCAGTCCCTTCTTATCCAGCCCTTGATGTCAGTCCTAGTTTCCATTAAGGCATAACTGTATCTGTAATTTACATTTAGCAACTATTATGTACCAAGAAAGGAAGGCAAAATCAATGTAGATGGAACAACAGTGAACAAAGGACAGAAGCTACAATGGTTGTATTCTTCATGTATAAATCGTTGGTTCTTCCTGGGGAGCAAACAAACCATCAGTGTCTAGCCTTAAGAAGATGGCTCATactggaactttaaaaaaaaaaaatacaatgggaTTGACTAGGTACTCTATGAAATCTATAGACACATATTTTGGGTTTGGTGATCTTGTAAGATCTGGTTTCAGAAGGGAAAAGCCACCATAAAAGCACTCGCTAGGCACAATTCAATGTGCCATTTTTtatctataaaaccctaaatggctccaagctgtctcaaggactgtatctccctttatgaacctatGTGGATGTTAAGACCAtcgggaggcctttctcttggtcctgccagcttcacaggtgtgtttggtggggtcatgggagagagccttctctgttgctgcactctggaactccctcccacaggagaccagactggccccatcttcgttgtccttctgcaaatggatgaagaccttgctcttcaggcaagctttccctcagtgactggctgcctgagtgggtttttaaatttattgttatgcattactactTTGACTGGGCTTTTAGTACTATTTAcgttttccatttttatgtttttcatttctcagagtggccattctgtgttttttttcttttcctttttaacatttgtatacttgttgttcttcgctttaatattgccttttaatgatgtaatctgcctctttatactcaattgttcttagttttaaatactgtattatctttcaatgttgtaagctgccttgggtctttttcaaaggagaaaggcaggatacataaatattaaaaaaaaattaaaaatcagcatAAATCCTATTTGATTGAAATTTTGAAAGGACTCATACTAAGGGGCTTTTAGATAAGATGGTTAGCAAACGACATGAATTGATCAAACTTTTAAAGatcctgagagttgtagtttgaTGGGGGAGACGTGAGGCTACTTGAGGAGTCTCATTGCAAGCCCTCCACGgagaaactacatttcccagggtTCCTTTACTGAGGGGACGACTGGCCCTGATAACCCGAGCAGGTCGCGTGTTCCCCCCAAGTTCTCCCTCCCCATCTTTGACAGCAGCAGTTGAATTGCTTTCCAATAGGTGgcgctcctcctcctgccgccgcttcCCACCACCGCGATCTCAACCCGGCCGGGCCTAAGCCGGGCCTTTCAAGATGGCGGCGCCCATGAGGTAAAGAACCTGAAGGGGAAGGCCCGCGCTGTGTGGAGAGGCGAGCACCATGAAGCGGGCGGCCGGCTTCTCTTCAGCGTCCGTGCATGGCCGGGCCCACAATAAGAGGCGAGGAGCGGGGCGGCGGCAGAAGGAACCGCGAGCCGGGAAGCTACAGAAAATGGGCCTGGCCGTGCGGGAGTTCGTGGAGGCCGCGGAGGTTTCCGAGGGCCGCTTCGGGGCTCCTCCTGGGACCCCGAAGCAAGGCCTCCCGGCTTTCGCCAGCCGGAGGAACCGCCGGGAGCTGAAGCGGGAGAAGCGCAAGCTGAAGCGCAGCCGGCGGCGAAGGCTCCTGAacggcaaggaggaggaggaggcggccgaAGCCCCTCGGCCGCCCCACCCGACGTCGACGGCCGCCGGCGGAGAAAAAAAGCCGCCGCCGCCTCAGGAGAAGAAAGCGAAGGAGAAGACGCGGCCTCAGGCCCcgcaggaggagaaaaagaagccgAAGCCCTCGGCGAGCGCTGCGGCGCGGAAAAGAGCGCTGCTGGCGGCCaacgaggaggaagagagggagatcCGCCGGCTGGAGAAGCGGCTGGGACTCcacaagcggcggcggcggaaacCAGGGCCCCCCGGACGAGGGGAGgacgaggcggcggcgggggcgatGCCGGCCACCGCCTTGCCTCCGAGTTTCGTCCGGGACGGGCTGGGTTACGTGTTGGGCGCTCTGGGATCCGGAGCGACCTTCTCGGGTCTGTATGAGAGCagcgaggaagaggaaggtggggaggcggaggaaggaggggaggcggGAGACAGACCGAGCCTGAGAGAGGAGGGCGAGGAGAccgagggagaagaggaggaggaggacgaagaagaagaggaggaggaggaggatgaagaaggCTCGGCTGTGGGAGAAGAGATGAGAGACGGAGAAAGTGGAAgcgacgaggaggaagaggaggaggcatccCATAATTTCAGAAACCCAGAAGATGAGGCCCGGGAAGCTGCACCTCCCAAAACTGAGGTCAGtacaaaaaaaagtttattagGAAGCCTCCAGGCCCAGCGCCCCAGCACTGAGCCAGAGGCACAGCTGGCCTGAGGACttgagcaaagtgcagccctccagatgttgctgaactgcaactcccagcaatcctagcccacacagccaatagtgaggagtgttgggatttgcagttcaacaacatctggagggccgcattttgcccaggtcagCGTGTTTACACATtgtacaaaaaagaaaccttggagAACATCAACCTCTCGGCTGCCTGGCAGAGATACTTGTCAAATGTGCACATCTTAGTAAACAATGCAGTTATTACAGTCGCCACTTAAATTTTTAGCTGCACTTAACAGTATACACACTCAAAGAATTTTGCCATGACGGTTAGCTTGTAGCCCCAGAATAATTGAATTTGACCTGTCCTTGTACAAAGTTTACATGTAGCAAAATGTGCACaacagcctcgtggcgcagtggttaaactgctgtactgcagctaaaactgtgctcacgacctgggattcaatcccaggtagctggctcaaggttaacccagccttctacccttccgaggtcggtaaaatgagtacccagcttgctggggaggcaatgtgtagcttgcataattaacttgtaagccgcccagagagtgcttgaagcactgtggggcggtatataagcagcatgctttgcttttttcagcCAAGATCTAAGTGTTGAGTTTGATATACAAAATAATTTAATAGTCTCTTTGCCTCTTTTGGTTTTTTCTTTAGCATCCTTCCCAGGGTGCAACAAAGTATGTTCCTCCTCAAATGCGAAGGTCTGAAGAAACGTTAGATGCCAAAAAGAGGGAAGAATTAGAAAGACTGAAGAAAACGGTGAAAGGTCTAGTTAACAGGTAATCTTACTGAAATTGTGTTaaacttttttccttaaaaaaattatatagttCAGCCAAGGAAGGATGGGTAAAATCTGCCCTGCTACACTATTATTTATGGTGGCTACAAACCTCCTATTgactttttaaatgaaattaaataggTTGGTTTTGTCAAACTGATGTGTAGTTACGATCAAATGCTGAATCAAACAAGGTGGCTTCAGTTACATAATGGTAGCTGACATTCTGTCATGCTGTGTCAGCAAACTTGAGAAATCCTCTTTTATaaccagaatacagtggtgcctcgacttacgaacgcccctacctacaaacattttgacttacgaacagctctgatcgcaaaattttgtttcgacttacaaacagaaaaaaaatatgcagggaaagcaggaaatttgaactttgagttaaccgttggccagcgaagaggctgcttgtctgctacctcgttCGTCCCAGGAGttagagagacttcagactgcctggtattgtactgtactactgtatatatatattttggcttttttaatttttggttttgGGCTAGGcagtggggttatgtttctgtgctctgatgggtcttgcagactctttctgcaagggtctgcgctggctggtgtgctctaaaatggagtttagactcaagtctcccccccccattgtcttttctctttctctgcttcccccccccccatgctgagggggtctgtttgGTGGAATAATGATCCAATAatggattctgtggctcctagggtttgtgtactgtagTGTGCTgaacctctcttttgttttaaaaagtgttggtgggtgggtttaaaaggtaCTTGGTTTggtttcaaatgtgttttgattAAAAGTTGTTTGATTTAAAATGtcttggtgtaaaatgtgtgggtttaagactccaaactctcttccTCCCCATTGTCTTCTCAACCTTTGTCcaaggggtctgtgtgccccagtgatgaccttctttctttcctctttttccccattgttccctccatccctcctttcctgcccttttttttaacctgagtcatcttaggttttttaaaaaaattctccccctagtagtagaggacagattaactggttttgcattagttcctaagggaactaatgcttcgacttacaaccagcacctctacatacaaacaaaaaacagccggaacggattgaTCGGGTTTCagtgtatttcaatgggaaatgctgatttgacttaagaacatttcgacttgcgaacatcttctgggacggattcagttcgtaagtggaggcaccactgtagttctagaGTGGTTTATTCAATATATTTAGCAAAATCAATGGAGTTTTTCTCAAGtttgaaattaaaagattctGTGTAAGATTCATGTAGTGTATTGTTCTAGATGCATGCTTTTCTCCTCAAGGAAGCTAAATTAAACATGTATTAATTAAAACAGGGATGATTCAAATATGCTTCAAATGAGCATTTATGTGCATTAAACATTTGTGGATTTACATTTTGGAATGGTGGTGTTATAATGAATAGATGTTGATAATTATGAGGCCAAACAAGCATTTTAACTTTATTTCTGTGTGATTTGTTTCCTGCTAGACTGAGTGAACCAAACTTGGCTTCTATAAGTGGGCAATTGGAAGAGCTATACATGGCAAACAGTAGAAAAGACATGAATGAAACATTAACAGATACGATTATCAGTGCTTGTGTTACATCATCAGCAATGCCTTCCAGATTGGTGATGGAGCATGTTCTTTTGATTAGTGTCCTTCATCAAACAGTGGGAATTGAGGTAACTAGCTTTTCTGGACTGTACCTTTTTTTCACAGATGTTTCTGCAAGATAGCTAGTTTCCTGGTGCATCTTTCATTTTTAAGTGCAAAATTTCACAGCTTTTTGGTAATTACACATTTTATAGTGCCTGTTTTCTCCTACTTAAGCATCAGCATCTTAGGTATCTTTAGCAGGGTAACAGAATATCAATTCAAATagtctttaatttaaaaacattaattaattatgGCTATCTTCAATGTTGTAAGTCTTTAAGAGGCAATGAGTTGTTGCATGTTATCAAAAAGAAAAGtccctttttttcttccacttttttctttaagCCCCAGTACTGACCTTTTCTTATTTGTGAACTCTGGCAACAGTTTTGCATAAAATAGTTAGAGGTTTGACATTGATTACTAGGATCCTAATTCGGTATTAAACCATGGGTAAAATTTTGTAACCATAAATTCTTGCTGGGTAATCTGAATTGGGCACTGGAAATAGCTAAACTCATAGGAAGCTTCCTGTTCCCCTGCACCCTTCAAATTCAGAGGTTCTCTAAGGTTTCCTTTTGgcctagggaagcctttgggagcctcaaaaTGGGTTGctttaatatttaaaaactgcCTGCACCAAGACTGTCTGTTTTCTAGAATGCTAACTTTTGCAAGTGAGGCATTCCATGATAGTTAAAAGTAATCCAAGTTACACATGTGAAATGCTTGTAAAAGTGATTAAGGAAAGTATATGTGTAATGCTAGTCTAATGCCAGAGTTATTAGTATTAAATTAGCAAAGCAGTGAGCATGCCCCATTCTGTGCCATCTACCAtggttccccgaaaataagggagagacttacattaatttttgctccaaaaacacattaggttttattttcaggggatgttttattttttttcatgtacaacaatctacatttattgaaatacagtcatgtcatcctcttctggttgctgcacaatggtggaggttggGGTtgcacttaactgaggcttattttgggggtattttgggtatattatgagcatcctgaaaaatcgtgctaggacttattttcaggttagctcttattttcggggaaacggtaaaTTACTGCTGGTCTGCATCTT of Pogona vitticeps strain Pit_001003342236 chromosome 6, PviZW2.1, whole genome shotgun sequence contains these proteins:
- the NOM1 gene encoding nucleolar MIF4G domain-containing protein 1, which produces MKRAAGFSSASVHGRAHNKRRGAGRRQKEPRAGKLQKMGLAVREFVEAAEVSEGRFGAPPGTPKQGLPAFASRRNRRELKREKRKLKRSRRRRLLNGKEEEEAAEAPRPPHPTSTAAGGEKKPPPPQEKKAKEKTRPQAPQEEKKKPKPSASAAARKRALLAANEEEEREIRRLEKRLGLHKRRRRKPGPPGRGEDEAAAGAMPATALPPSFVRDGLGYVLGALGSGATFSGLYESSEEEEGGEAEEGGEAGDRPSLREEGEETEGEEEEEDEEEEEEEEDEEGSAVGEEMRDGESGSDEEEEEEASHNFRNPEDEAREAAPPKTEHPSQGATKYVPPQMRRSEETLDAKKREELERLKKTVKGLVNRLSEPNLASISGQLEELYMANSRKDMNETLTDTIISACVTSSAMPSRLVMEHVLLISVLHQTVGIEVGAHFVETVVRKFDEVYKSEAEGKECENLLTLIAHLYNFYVVHSLLIFDILKKLVSSFSEKDIELILLLLKNVGFSLRKDDALALKELITEAQKKANAVGKQFQDQSRVYFLLEIILGLKNNDMRKIPGYDPEPAEKLRKLLRTLVHGGSAGKEAQLRVSLESVLNADQVGRWWIVGSSWSGAPMIDSTRNKIEQILPAGKVSSKILELARKQRMNTDIRRNIFCILMTSEDFLDAFEKLLKLRLKDQQEREIVHVLIDCCLQEKMYNPFYAYLSAKFCEYERRFQMTFQFSMWDKIKDLGNLSATATSNLVHLLAHLLKTKSLSITVFKVIEFSELDKPKVHFLRKVLSALLLQTDPEDLNHIFGKLADNPKHGMLHEGLKLFLNHFLLKNIQALKSVEEATLLKEKIELVTRALKAKESRLLL